The proteins below come from a single Faecalibaculum rodentium genomic window:
- a CDS encoding AzlC family ABC transporter permease — protein sequence MNWKGFRKGLVLSTPIMTGYIPVAVAYAATALSTGLTPWQTVAMSLFVYTGAGQMAAVAMIGQGVSLLGITTAVFIMNLRHVIMSTVIMERLRRSSLGVRVLLSLGITDEVFALETAGGQAKGADNAACFAGIALGAWASWVIGTCIGCGMTTFLPPELMSALGISLYALFISILTPQIRQHLPLAMVVIVSAVTSTLIDSSQGIIIGSLAGAAAGMFLVKEEDLP from the coding sequence ATGAACTGGAAGGGATTCAGGAAAGGGCTGGTGCTGAGCACCCCTATCATGACAGGCTACATACCGGTGGCTGTAGCCTATGCAGCCACAGCTTTGTCCACAGGACTGACTCCCTGGCAGACCGTGGCCATGTCACTGTTTGTCTACACAGGTGCCGGGCAGATGGCGGCGGTGGCCATGATCGGCCAGGGTGTGTCTCTGCTGGGGATCACCACAGCGGTGTTCATCATGAATCTCCGCCATGTGATCATGAGCACAGTGATTATGGAGCGCCTGCGCCGCAGTTCTCTGGGGGTTCGTGTGCTGCTGAGTCTGGGCATCACGGATGAAGTCTTCGCGCTGGAAACCGCCGGAGGGCAGGCGAAGGGAGCTGACAACGCAGCCTGTTTCGCAGGGATCGCTCTGGGAGCCTGGGCTTCCTGGGTCATCGGCACGTGCATCGGCTGCGGGATGACGACGTTCCTGCCGCCGGAACTGATGAGCGCCCTTGGCATTTCGCTGTATGCCCTCTTCATTTCCATTCTCACGCCGCAGATCCGGCAGCACCTGCCGCTTGCCATGGTGGTGATAGTTTCGGCTGTGACCAGCACACTGATCGACTCCAGCCAGGGAATCATCATCGGGTCTCTTGCGGGGGCTGCAGCGGGGATGTTTCTGGTGAAGGAGGAGGACCTGCCATGA
- a CDS encoding ABC-2 transporter permease: MNGLFVSDLLWLKHQKRFLLSLPGLLGLYLVLDIQISLIMLYLTIILHGSLLQLVLQSLQPETARFLFALPVSRRQFVREKYALILGLCGLGILTAGGLCVLFRPYHAADLPEALAIGVIWLLFFTAVLIPMAIRFDTGVRIWMVVLLMFAAAILSYVMGEATLPDTFFWEWVQNHRMTVFLLLAALCSAGCALSAFISKRMLESREY, translated from the coding sequence ATGAACGGTCTCTTTGTGAGCGACCTGCTGTGGCTGAAGCATCAGAAGCGGTTTCTGCTCTCGCTGCCGGGTCTTCTGGGTCTGTACCTGGTTCTGGATATCCAGATCTCCCTGATCATGCTGTATCTGACCATCATTCTCCATGGCAGTCTGCTGCAGCTGGTATTGCAGAGTCTGCAGCCGGAAACAGCACGGTTCCTGTTCGCGCTTCCGGTTTCCCGCCGGCAGTTTGTCCGCGAAAAATACGCCCTGATTCTGGGCCTTTGCGGCCTGGGAATACTGACAGCGGGCGGTCTGTGCGTGCTGTTTCGCCCATATCATGCTGCAGATCTGCCGGAAGCGCTGGCAATCGGCGTGATCTGGCTGCTTTTCTTCACGGCGGTTCTGATCCCGATGGCGATCCGGTTTGATACCGGAGTGCGGATCTGGATGGTAGTTCTGCTGATGTTCGCTGCAGCCATTCTTTCCTATGTTATGGGAGAGGCAACGCTGCCAGATACATTCTTTTGGGAATGGGTGCAAAACCACCGGATGACGGTCTTCCTGTTGCTCGCGGCGCTCTGCAGTGCAGGGTGTGCGCTTTCTGCGTTCATCAGCAAGAGGATGCTGGAGTCCAGAGAATACTGA
- a CDS encoding ABC-2 transporter permease — protein MKGLALYDLTWLKGQKKLLMILTALTILYLVTDGTMVLFLSVIFQMLLLRTLEWNLRAENSRFLFTLPFTRRQYVQEKYLFILGSTLVLTIGLYAVAIVCQRDKMLELSAMLGVIVLELLYFSAILIPMMIRLGSNMQVWLTVIVVVLASLTAVLIGSLQETVTQWLTVIQGNLPVVFGGMAVLGLVCLAVSMKVSEGILDREEL, from the coding sequence ATGAAGGGACTTGCTTTGTATGACCTGACTTGGCTCAAGGGCCAGAAAAAACTGCTGATGATCCTGACAGCCCTGACTATCCTGTACCTGGTCACAGACGGAACCATGGTGCTGTTTCTCTCGGTGATTTTCCAGATGCTCCTGCTGAGGACCCTGGAATGGAACCTGCGGGCTGAAAACAGCCGGTTTCTCTTCACGCTGCCCTTCACCCGGCGACAGTATGTGCAGGAAAAATACCTGTTCATTCTGGGATCGACACTGGTCCTCACCATTGGCCTGTATGCGGTGGCCATCGTTTGTCAACGTGACAAGATGCTGGAACTCAGCGCCATGCTGGGGGTCATTGTGCTGGAACTGCTGTATTTTTCCGCGATCCTCATCCCGATGATGATCCGCCTGGGTTCCAATATGCAGGTATGGCTGACGGTGATCGTGGTGGTGCTTGCCTCGCTGACCGCGGTGCTGATTGGCAGCCTGCAGGAAACAGTGACGCAGTGGCTGACGGTGATTCAGGGCAATCTGCCGGTTGTGTTCGGTGGGATGGCCGTTCTTGGCCTGGTGTGTCTGGCTGTATCCATGAAAGTCAGCGAAGGGATCCTGGACAGGGAGGAACTGTAG
- a CDS encoding ABC transporter ATP-binding protein, which yields MMESPRTEDSGRPLIECAAVCKHYPDFALDVTLTVPENTIVGLVGLNGSGKTTLFRLLTGLAKADDGSCRMLGQAADTLPVSVKEQIGVVLADTGFPAVFTPRDVKRILAAFYNGFDPEYFDALVKRFSIPPDKALETFSTGMKARLRVIAAISHHPRILLLDEPTAGLDVVARNQILDLLREYMETPGRSILISSHIASDLENLCDSFRLISRGRILLAEDMDVLRDEYGYVKVPASLARSVDLKGVVCRKTNPDGSIEALVSDRQFYLDNYPHVLVERGGVDEALLLFEGADAVIDRNPETEITRKGKETR from the coding sequence ATGATGGAATCACCGAGAACTGAAGACAGTGGCAGACCACTGATCGAATGCGCTGCCGTGTGTAAACACTATCCGGATTTTGCGCTTGATGTCACGCTGACGGTGCCTGAAAACACCATTGTGGGACTCGTGGGTCTTAACGGATCGGGAAAGACCACGCTTTTCCGGCTGCTGACTGGGCTGGCCAAAGCCGATGACGGAAGCTGCCGGATGCTCGGACAGGCTGCGGACACTCTGCCAGTGTCCGTAAAGGAACAGATTGGGGTGGTTCTGGCGGATACCGGATTTCCGGCGGTGTTTACACCCCGGGATGTCAAAAGGATCCTGGCGGCTTTTTACAACGGCTTTGATCCTGAATATTTCGATGCCCTGGTGAAGCGGTTCTCCATTCCGCCAGACAAGGCCCTGGAGACATTTTCCACCGGCATGAAAGCCCGCCTGCGCGTGATTGCCGCCATCAGCCACCACCCGAGGATCCTGCTGCTGGATGAACCCACCGCGGGACTGGATGTTGTGGCGCGCAACCAGATCCTGGACCTGCTGCGGGAATACATGGAGACACCCGGCCGCAGCATCCTGATCAGCTCGCACATTGCTTCGGATCTTGAGAACCTCTGCGACTCCTTCCGGCTGATTTCCAGAGGCCGCATCCTGCTGGCAGAGGACATGGATGTGCTCCGGGACGAATATGGGTATGTGAAGGTGCCTGCCAGTCTGGCCAGATCCGTGGATCTGAAAGGTGTGGTTTGCCGAAAGACAAACCCTGACGGGTCCATAGAAGCCCTGGTGAGCGACCGGCAGTTTTATCTGGACAACTACCCGCATGTGCTGGTGGAGCGCGGTGGTGTGGATGAGGCACTGCTGCTGTTTGAAGGTGCCGATGCGGTGATTGACCGGAATCCGGAAACAGAGATCACGCGAAAGGGAAAGGAGACCCGCTGA
- a CDS encoding GntR family transcriptional regulator: MEIQISHTSMEPIYEQIAGQIRLQIREGTLQAQDPLPSVRGFAREYRVSALTVKKAYDLLEEEGFVHTVHGKGTYVAEISANTVQEELQKQLESQFLQALAKARAMKMTEEEILDLVRMLMEEYR, translated from the coding sequence ATGGAAATCCAGATATCACACACTTCCATGGAACCAATCTACGAACAGATTGCGGGCCAGATCCGGCTGCAGATCCGGGAAGGAACCCTCCAGGCACAGGATCCGCTGCCTTCCGTGCGGGGATTTGCCCGGGAATACCGGGTGTCGGCGCTGACCGTGAAAAAAGCCTACGACTTGCTGGAGGAAGAAGGATTCGTCCATACGGTCCATGGGAAGGGCACCTATGTGGCGGAGATCTCTGCCAATACCGTCCAGGAAGAACTGCAGAAGCAGCTGGAATCCCAGTTTCTGCAGGCACTGGCAAAGGCGAGGGCCATGAAAATGACAGAGGAGGAGATCCTGGACCTGGTCCGGATGCTCATGGAGGAATACAGATGA
- a CDS encoding alpha/beta hydrolase has translation MALAEVNFFSQTLMRTVPFYAILPCDKTGFDGKRQENTPFKTLYLLHGIFGNYTDWITGTRILRWATDYGLAVIMPSGDNRFYTYNKANGEDYAAFIEELVYVTRDMFRLSHDRKDTFVGGLSMGGYGAITNGLRYPHLFSRIIGLSSALHFPTTLETMEDIPETPDCYPFGRTFLSTIFGDVKNLKESDKNPVVQAKRLADSGQPLPVFYLSCGVDDELYSVNEAFAKTLQDLGYDVVWKPGPGAHEWDFWDRAIENVIRTWLPLENRESLGSGNIGPDRTGD, from the coding sequence ATGGCACTGGCTGAAGTGAACTTCTTTTCTCAGACTCTCATGCGTACGGTTCCGTTTTACGCCATCCTTCCCTGTGACAAGACAGGATTTGACGGGAAGCGGCAAGAAAACACACCGTTCAAAACCCTCTACCTGCTCCATGGCATTTTCGGCAACTATACCGACTGGATCACAGGGACCCGGATCCTGCGCTGGGCCACGGACTACGGCCTGGCTGTCATCATGCCAAGCGGCGACAACCGGTTTTACACTTACAACAAGGCAAACGGCGAAGACTATGCAGCGTTCATCGAAGAACTGGTTTATGTGACCCGGGACATGTTCCGACTCTCTCATGACAGGAAAGACACCTTCGTTGGCGGCCTGTCCATGGGCGGTTATGGAGCCATCACCAACGGACTGCGGTATCCCCATCTGTTTTCCCGGATCATTGGCCTGTCCAGCGCCCTGCATTTTCCCACCACGCTGGAGACAATGGAGGATATTCCGGAAACCCCGGACTGCTATCCCTTTGGCAGGACGTTTCTGTCCACGATCTTCGGGGATGTGAAAAACCTGAAGGAGAGTGACAAGAATCCGGTGGTCCAGGCAAAGAGGCTCGCAGACAGCGGGCAGCCCCTGCCGGTATTCTACCTCAGCTGCGGCGTTGACGATGAGCTGTATTCTGTAAATGAGGCATTTGCGAAAACGCTGCAGGATCTGGGATATGATGTCGTCTGGAAACCCGGGCCGGGTGCGCATGAATGGGACTTCTGGGACCGCGCCATTGAGAATGTGATCCGGACCTGGCTGCCTTTGGAGAATCGGGAATCCCTGGGCAGCGGCAATATCGGTCCTGACCGCACAGGAGACTGA
- a CDS encoding DEAD/DEAH box helicase: MNAFARYAPFIQDYIYTSGWQTLRGVQNAAADAIFNTEDNVLLTASTASGKTEAAFFPILTLMDEDPPQSVGVLYIAPLKALINDQFGRLSDLCEEAGIRVTRWHGDVPQSQKKRLLKKPAGILQITPESLESLMITKHMEIPSLFHDLRFIVIDEIHFLLRGDRGLQTFSLIERMSRTAGCSPRRIGLSATIGSPEEAGQFLSAGSGRGCVIPKFEAPKEVWRISMEHFYNTGAQADAGAGHPVLQWQSGQEQPQWERQRRALKAGIGSLTQDQPPMEELDGPTDQAPKAADPGLGYIFEHTRGKKCLVFTNSREECESVCQFLRQYCEIRHEPERFLIHHGNLSASYRQSAEEEMKDDDSLQSVCATATLELGIDIGRLERAFQIDAPFTVSGFLQRMGRTGRRGDPSEMWFVMREEHAEARAMLPEILPWYLIQGIALVQLYIEERFVEEPRMDRLPFSLLYHQTMSTLASCGEMTPAELATRVLTLSPFHRISQEDFRMLLLHLLEIDHIARTETGGLIVGLTGERIVNSYKFFAVFQENVEYAVRAESEELGTICKPPPVGDKIAIAGRVWLVEEVDHKKHEVYCRRVKGHIPAYFGDCAGDIHTRILERMYKVMGEERSYPYLMKHAVARLGQARENFRNSGMLTKPLVHLGGNMWVLFPWLGSYAFLAMERFLKLKCGERLQLRGLSPTRPYYITFTMKVSEAEFYRIVLEEAAKEFDPLDLVYPGEVPVFEKYDEFVPEELVRKGFAHGVLDVEGMKKRVLSWKAVQDADDGRQGQEGIRELPGL; the protein is encoded by the coding sequence GTGAACGCCTTCGCACGCTATGCGCCGTTCATTCAGGATTACATCTACACCTCCGGGTGGCAGACATTGCGCGGGGTCCAGAATGCAGCGGCAGATGCGATTTTCAACACAGAGGACAACGTCCTGCTCACGGCTTCCACGGCATCCGGAAAAACCGAAGCCGCGTTTTTCCCGATCCTGACACTCATGGACGAAGATCCGCCCCAGAGCGTGGGAGTCCTGTACATAGCGCCGCTGAAGGCCCTGATCAACGACCAGTTCGGGCGCCTGAGCGACCTGTGCGAGGAAGCGGGAATCCGGGTCACACGCTGGCATGGGGATGTGCCCCAGAGCCAGAAAAAGCGGCTCCTGAAGAAACCCGCCGGGATCCTGCAGATCACGCCGGAGTCCCTGGAGTCCCTCATGATCACCAAACACATGGAGATCCCGTCGCTGTTTCACGACCTGCGTTTCATCGTGATCGACGAGATTCACTTCCTGCTTCGCGGAGACAGGGGACTGCAGACTTTCAGCCTCATCGAGCGGATGTCCCGGACCGCCGGCTGCAGTCCCCGGCGCATTGGGTTGTCGGCGACGATCGGCAGCCCGGAGGAAGCGGGTCAGTTTCTTTCTGCGGGCAGCGGCCGGGGTTGTGTGATCCCGAAGTTTGAAGCCCCGAAGGAAGTGTGGCGGATCTCCATGGAGCACTTTTACAATACCGGTGCCCAGGCGGATGCGGGTGCGGGTCATCCCGTCCTGCAGTGGCAGTCCGGTCAGGAGCAGCCACAGTGGGAGAGGCAACGGCGTGCATTGAAGGCCGGCATCGGCTCCCTGACACAGGATCAGCCGCCCATGGAGGAGCTTGACGGGCCCACGGACCAGGCGCCGAAGGCCGCCGATCCGGGACTGGGATACATCTTTGAGCACACACGGGGCAAGAAGTGCCTGGTGTTCACCAACTCCCGGGAAGAATGCGAGTCGGTGTGCCAGTTTCTGCGCCAGTATTGCGAAATCCGCCATGAACCGGAGCGGTTTCTGATCCACCACGGCAATCTCTCGGCTTCCTACCGCCAGAGCGCGGAGGAGGAAATGAAGGATGACGACTCCCTGCAGTCGGTGTGTGCCACGGCGACCCTGGAGCTGGGGATCGACATCGGGCGGCTGGAGCGGGCCTTCCAGATCGATGCGCCATTTACGGTGTCCGGCTTCCTGCAGCGCATGGGGCGCACAGGCCGGCGGGGCGACCCTTCGGAGATGTGGTTTGTGATGCGGGAAGAACACGCAGAGGCAAGGGCCATGCTGCCGGAGATCCTGCCCTGGTATCTCATTCAGGGCATCGCCCTGGTGCAGCTGTACATCGAGGAGCGGTTTGTGGAAGAACCCCGGATGGACCGGCTGCCCTTCAGCCTGCTCTATCACCAGACCATGAGTACCCTGGCCTCCTGCGGGGAAATGACCCCGGCGGAACTCGCCACCCGGGTCCTGACCCTCTCGCCCTTTCATCGCATCTCCCAGGAGGATTTCCGGATGCTGCTGCTGCACCTGCTCGAAATCGACCACATTGCCAGGACGGAAACCGGGGGCCTGATCGTGGGGCTGACAGGAGAGCGCATCGTGAACAGCTACAAGTTCTTTGCGGTGTTCCAGGAAAACGTGGAATATGCCGTGAGGGCGGAGAGCGAAGAACTGGGCACCATCTGCAAACCGCCTCCGGTGGGGGACAAGATTGCCATTGCCGGCCGGGTCTGGCTGGTGGAGGAAGTGGATCACAAGAAGCACGAAGTCTACTGCCGGCGGGTCAAGGGACACATCCCTGCATACTTTGGGGACTGCGCCGGGGACATCCACACGCGGATCCTGGAAAGGATGTACAAGGTGATGGGAGAGGAGAGGTCCTATCCCTATCTCATGAAGCATGCGGTGGCCAGGCTTGGCCAGGCCCGGGAGAACTTCCGGAATTCCGGCATGCTGACAAAACCCCTTGTGCACCTCGGGGGCAACATGTGGGTGCTGTTTCCCTGGCTGGGCTCCTATGCCTTCCTGGCCATGGAGCGGTTTTTGAAACTCAAGTGCGGCGAGCGTCTGCAGCTTCGGGGTCTGAGCCCCACCAGGCCGTATTACATCACCTTCACCATGAAGGTGAGTGAAGCAGAGTTCTATCGTATCGTGCTGGAGGAAGCCGCGAAGGAATTCGATCCGCTGGATCTGGTGTATCCCGGGGAAGTGCCGGTGTTCGAGAAATACGATGAATTCGTGCCGGAGGAACTTGTCCGCAAGGGCTTCGCCCACGGGGTCCTGGATGTGGAGGGCATGAAGAAGCGCGTCCTGAGCTGGAAAGCCGTTCAGGATGCCGATGATGGCAGACAGGGGCAGGAAGGGATCAGAGAACTGCCGGGACTTTGA
- a CDS encoding ATP-binding protein: MNEQNKVPKRIARTVLNSLKGGVVPRIGLPYVTVGRKSEIEALLHDVDIISEGGASFRFIVGRYGSGKSFLIQTIRNYVMDKGFIVADADLSPERRLQGTRGQGLATYRELIGNLATKTRPEGGALTLILDRWISSVQAQAAQETGLQPGDPALSAAVDRKIVALTSQISELVHGFEFATLLSKYYHAYIEQDDETRMKVIRWFRGEYALKREAKEALGVNIIITDDDWYDYLKLFAVFFRLAGYAGMMIMIDELVNIYKIPNSITRQYNYEKMLTMYNDTLQGKAKYLGIIMGATPQAVEDRRRGVYGYEALRSRLAEGKFSRPGARDMLAPVIRLEPLTAAEMLVLCDKLAAMHAGLYGYSQSVTDEDLAEFIKIEFSRVGADSNITPREVIRDFIEVLDLMYQHPEMKLADLLASDEFTYTKSEAVSDDAATAFAEFTL, from the coding sequence ATGAATGAACAGAACAAAGTGCCCAAACGGATCGCCCGGACGGTCCTGAATTCCCTGAAGGGCGGGGTTGTGCCGCGGATCGGCCTGCCCTATGTCACCGTGGGACGCAAAAGTGAAATCGAGGCGCTGCTCCATGACGTGGACATCATTTCGGAGGGCGGGGCTTCGTTCCGCTTCATCGTGGGGCGCTATGGATCAGGCAAGAGCTTCCTGATCCAGACCATCCGCAACTATGTCATGGACAAAGGATTCATCGTGGCGGATGCAGACCTGTCACCCGAACGTCGGCTCCAGGGCACCCGGGGTCAGGGGCTGGCCACATACCGGGAACTGATCGGCAACCTGGCGACCAAAACCCGGCCCGAAGGGGGCGCCCTGACCCTGATTCTCGACCGCTGGATCAGTTCGGTGCAGGCACAGGCCGCGCAGGAAACCGGTCTTCAGCCCGGAGATCCGGCCCTGTCTGCAGCGGTGGACCGCAAAATTGTCGCGTTGACATCACAAATCAGCGAGCTGGTGCACGGATTCGAGTTTGCGACCCTGCTCTCGAAGTACTACCATGCGTATATCGAGCAGGACGACGAGACCAGGATGAAGGTCATCCGGTGGTTCCGCGGCGAATATGCCCTGAAGCGCGAGGCAAAGGAAGCGCTGGGGGTGAACATCATCATCACAGATGACGACTGGTATGACTACCTGAAGCTCTTTGCGGTGTTCTTCCGCCTGGCGGGGTATGCCGGGATGATGATCATGATCGATGAACTGGTGAACATCTACAAGATACCCAACAGCATCACGCGACAGTACAACTATGAAAAAATGCTGACGATGTACAATGATACGCTGCAGGGAAAGGCGAAGTACCTGGGCATCATCATGGGGGCCACACCGCAGGCGGTGGAAGACAGACGGCGCGGAGTCTACGGCTATGAAGCCCTGCGCTCCCGTCTGGCGGAAGGCAAGTTTTCCAGACCCGGGGCCCGGGACATGCTGGCTCCGGTGATCCGGCTGGAGCCGCTGACGGCAGCGGAGATGCTGGTGCTCTGCGATAAGCTGGCTGCCATGCACGCCGGGCTGTATGGCTATTCCCAGTCTGTGACGGATGAAGACCTGGCGGAGTTCATCAAAATCGAGTTCAGCCGGGTGGGTGCCGACAGCAACATCACGCCGCGGGAAGTGATCCGGGACTTCATCGAGGTGCTGGACCTGATGTACCAGCATCCGGAGATGAAGCTGGCGGACCTCCTGGCTTCGGATGAATTCACGTACACGAAATCCGAAGCGGTGTCCGATGATGCAGCGACGGCGTTTGCGGAGTTCACCCTGTGA
- a CDS encoding TerB N-terminal domain-containing protein: MLLEGLTVYALNKYGIREEYKWTQFPGFSVLCHPKTGKWVALLMRQWDPDAGEMQEVCDLKSGHVVLSERSPEWLSGPFRMKGTNWIGVRFTDETDRGVVLRLFDQAIRLGNPPAKAIVLENPAPETAKERVFQDVPLDFGDWKSGNSAPVPAPDAASRQTPARGGTGITDSFFRATDALPQQYIDMMDLYDYNDRKSGHAARNFVRQGRFMENATDHLPWNGWIRQRFPTYHDLNVRQLRGYFTWRTEIRNGIFQDANSSLAYLYLYELLNGIGADSPKDTLEKLEAFETGFLDAGYGDEQMHLNLRRWMYEFSIVHDMPPEVTVRYMHPETARRDEALSILKEPQNRTDREICDALLQFAPRWQKQGKVVRDSSGRGPALFAQAWRDLVDHKWQDTGQTVFEACFGTAQSYRWYPLSNAVWMDPEQGKDREYHLSPIRSWSRHKGIWHESRYESLYFNLDRLQVIVRAMERLLRKEAGIRGSLQKRPEEAWVEPFILETVERDRQEREARKREAERRAAMDSVQIDFSSLSKIRQDAIATRDSLLTEEETEERTPEVPRPAHFPPVEPAALDDPDTEARTQPESAALEADTIGEPGQTDDEERPPEILPADTGGESGMDLDPVHRQILEALLAGKSAQPLIREHHLLASVVTDAINEALFDEIGDNAMECDGDSIALVEDYREDVMDILGGMKHE; the protein is encoded by the coding sequence ATGCTGCTGGAGGGCCTGACGGTGTATGCCTTGAACAAATACGGAATCCGGGAAGAATACAAGTGGACACAGTTTCCCGGTTTTTCTGTCCTCTGTCATCCAAAGACCGGGAAGTGGGTGGCGCTGCTTATGCGCCAGTGGGATCCTGATGCGGGGGAAATGCAGGAAGTCTGCGACCTGAAAAGCGGCCATGTCGTTCTCTCTGAGCGCTCGCCTGAGTGGCTGTCCGGGCCATTCCGCATGAAGGGGACCAACTGGATCGGCGTCCGGTTTACGGACGAGACAGACAGGGGTGTGGTTCTGCGCCTGTTTGACCAGGCCATCCGGCTGGGGAATCCGCCGGCGAAAGCCATCGTGCTGGAGAATCCGGCACCGGAGACCGCGAAGGAACGTGTGTTTCAGGACGTGCCACTGGATTTCGGGGACTGGAAAAGCGGCAACTCTGCACCGGTTCCGGCCCCGGATGCTGCTTCCAGACAGACACCAGCCAGGGGAGGGACAGGAATTACTGACAGTTTCTTCCGGGCGACAGACGCCCTGCCGCAGCAGTACATCGACATGATGGACCTGTATGACTACAATGACCGCAAATCGGGGCATGCGGCGAGAAACTTCGTCCGGCAGGGGCGGTTCATGGAGAACGCCACGGACCATCTGCCCTGGAACGGCTGGATCCGGCAGCGGTTTCCCACCTATCATGACTTGAATGTCCGCCAGCTGCGGGGATACTTCACCTGGCGGACGGAAATCCGCAACGGGATATTCCAGGACGCCAATTCTTCGCTGGCGTATCTGTATCTCTATGAACTGCTCAATGGCATCGGTGCGGATTCGCCAAAGGATACGCTGGAAAAGCTGGAAGCCTTTGAAACCGGCTTTTTGGATGCGGGATACGGGGATGAGCAGATGCACCTGAACCTGCGGCGGTGGATGTATGAATTCAGCATTGTCCACGACATGCCCCCGGAGGTCACCGTCCGCTACATGCATCCGGAAACTGCCAGGCGGGACGAGGCACTGTCGATCCTGAAGGAACCGCAGAACCGCACCGACCGGGAAATCTGCGATGCCCTGCTGCAGTTTGCACCCCGGTGGCAGAAGCAGGGAAAGGTCGTGCGGGACAGCTCGGGCAGGGGGCCGGCCCTGTTTGCACAGGCCTGGCGCGACCTGGTGGACCACAAATGGCAGGATACTGGCCAGACGGTGTTTGAAGCCTGTTTCGGCACGGCCCAGTCCTATCGCTGGTATCCGCTGTCCAATGCAGTCTGGATGGATCCTGAGCAGGGAAAGGACAGAGAGTATCACCTGAGTCCCATCCGGTCCTGGTCGCGGCACAAGGGAATCTGGCACGAATCCCGGTATGAATCCCTGTATTTCAACCTGGACCGGCTGCAGGTCATTGTCCGGGCGATGGAACGCCTGCTGCGCAAAGAAGCCGGGATCCGGGGCAGCCTGCAGAAGCGTCCCGAAGAAGCCTGGGTCGAACCCTTCATCCTGGAAACCGTGGAACGGGACAGACAGGAACGGGAAGCCAGGAAACGGGAGGCAGAGCGCAGGGCCGCCATGGACAGCGTGCAGATCGATTTCTCCTCTCTTTCGAAAATCCGTCAGGATGCGATCGCAACCCGGGACAGCCTGCTGACAGAGGAAGAAACAGAGGAGAGGACACCTGAAGTCCCGCGACCCGCGCACTTTCCGCCCGTTGAGCCTGCGGCTTTGGATGACCCGGACACAGAAGCAAGGACACAGCCGGAATCCGCAGCCCTTGAGGCAGACACCATCGGCGAACCAGGGCAGACAGACGATGAGGAACGGCCGCCGGAGATCCTGCCGGCAGACACCGGTGGTGAATCGGGCATGGACCTGGATCCTGTGCACCGCCAGATCCTCGAAGCGCTGCTGGCAGGCAAATCCGCACAACCGCTGATCCGGGAACACCACCTGCTGGCGTCGGTGGTGACGGATGCCATCAACGAGGCACTGTTTGACGAAATCGGGGACAATGCCATGGAATGCGACGGAGACAGCATTGCGCTGGTGGAAGACTACAGAGAGGACGTCATGGACATCCTGGGAGGTATGAAACATGAATGA
- a CDS encoding helix-turn-helix domain-containing protein — translation MADKIFVTRQTVSNWENSKSYPDIQSLLLLSQLFGVSVDQLIKGDLETMKQEISQEAVDSFNRESRIFAVMCIVSAVTFIPLAALALARDQWWAIALWAIMYAVTMHEAFRVEKLKKNHNLHTYREIVAYSEGRTLEELEAAEERGKRPYQAVFKVLASAAVGVLLAALAIWVAGFLGG, via the coding sequence ATGGCAGACAAAATCTTTGTCACCCGTCAAACCGTATCCAACTGGGAAAACAGCAAAAGCTATCCGGATATTCAGTCGCTGCTGCTTCTCAGCCAGCTCTTTGGTGTGTCTGTGGACCAGCTGATCAAAGGAGACCTGGAAACCATGAAACAGGAAATCAGTCAGGAAGCGGTGGACAGCTTCAACCGGGAAAGCCGGATATTTGCCGTCATGTGTATTGTATCTGCCGTGACCTTCATTCCGCTGGCTGCTCTGGCCCTGGCCCGTGACCAGTGGTGGGCCATTGCTTTGTGGGCGATCATGTACGCAGTCACGATGCATGAAGCCTTCCGGGTGGAGAAGCTGAAGAAAAATCACAACCTGCATACCTACCGGGAAATCGTGGCCTACAGCGAAGGCCGCACTCTGGAGGAACTGGAAGCCGCCGAAGAGAGAGGCAAGCGGCCGTATCAGGCGGTGTTCAAAGTACTGGCCAGCGCTGCTGTGGGAGTGCTGCTGGCTGCGCTTGCCATTTGGGTGGCCGGGTTCCTTGGAGGATGA